The DNA window CAGCGCTGCTCGATGCGCCGGTAGGCGGCCAGCACCTGCAGTCCGAACGGGGTGAGCACGGCGCCGCCGCCACCCGTGCCGCCCTTGTTCGCCTGCACGACCGGCTCGCGGAAGACCTGGTTCATGGCGTCCACCAGATCCCAGGCGCGCTTGTAGCTCATGCCCATGCGGCGTCCAGCGGCCGAGATCGAGCCGGTGTCGCGCACGCCTTCCAGCAGCTCGGCCTTGCCCGGCCCGAGCGCGGTCGCTGGGGTGAGCATCAGGCGTAGTTTCAGGGGCAGCGGGGAGACGGAGGCAGGCATGGTGCAGATCCGGCGGCAAGGCCCGCGGCAGCATAGCCGAGGCACCGCCGCCGCCCTGCCGCGCTGCTAGGCTGTGGATCCCATCCGACGGCGAGGCCAGCATGGCATCCGACCCGATCACCGTGGTGCTGGAACAAACCGGCGACTACGCCTTCCACGTGCGTTTTGAAGGGCTAGAGGCGGAGCTGCACACCGACGAATCCCCGCCGCTCGGACGCGGTGAAGGGCCCAATCCCGCGCGCCTGCTGCTGGCGGCCATCGCCAACTGCCTGTCGGCCAGCCTGGTGTTCGCCTTGCGCAAGTTCCACAACACGCCCGGGCCGCTGCGCGCCACCATCACCGCCGTGCCGGTGCGCAACGCACAGAGGCGCGTGCGGATTCCGCAGGCGCAGGTCGTCCTGGAGCTGCCGGGCCTCAATGCGGACTACCAGCACCTGGAGCGGGTGCTGGACACCTTCGAGGACTTCTGCACGGTCACCCAGAGCGTGCGTGACGGCATGGACGTGGAGGTCACCGTGCGCGATGCCGCCGGCCATGTCTTGCACGGCCAGGCGCAGGCGGGGGAGGCCGGGGCATGAACGCGGCGCAGGCACTGCTGGTCGCCTGCCCCCACTGCCACGCACGCAACCGCGTTCCCGCCGCGCGGCTGGCGCAGGCCCCCACCTGCGGACGTTGCCACCAGGCGCTGTTCACCGGGCATCCGGTCGCGCTGGATGCCGCGCATTTCGACACCCATGCGCGCGACAGCGACCTGCCGCTGCTGGTGGATTTCTGGGCCGACTGGTGCGGGCCATGCAAGATGATGGCGCCGCACTTCGAGGCGGCCGCCGCGCAGCTGGAGCCACGCCTGCGCCTGGCCAAGGTCGATACCGAGGCCAATCGCACGCTGGGTGCGCGCTTCGGCATCCGCAGCATCCCGACCATGGCGCTGTTCCTGCACGGGCGCGAGCTGGGGCGTCAGTCCGGCGCCATGCAGGCCGCCGACATCGTGCGCTGGGCGCGGGCGACGGCCGGGATCTGACGCGGTTCCGCGCCAGGCCGTGGCGTCCTGCGCTCAGCTGCCGCCGAGCGCGGCGTTGAGAAGCTCGGCCAGGTGGGTGCCGGCGATGCGGATCTGGCGTTCGGCCACGGGCGTCCAGCGGTCGAAGTAGGCCTGGTCGATCTTCGAACCGGCCGGATACAGCCCGGGCGAGACCGCGATCCGGCAGGAGGCTTCGGCCCACTGGGCGCCATGCGGCGGCAGGATCGCG is part of the Pseudoxanthomonas sp. JBR18 genome and encodes:
- a CDS encoding LysR family transcriptional regulator, with product MPASVSPLPLKLRLMLTPATALGPGKAELLEGVRDTGSISAAGRRMGMSYKRAWDLVDAMNQVFREPVVQANKGGTGGGGAVLTPFGLQVLAAYRRIEQRCAEAAAAELAWLAAQRQPD
- a CDS encoding OsmC family protein, whose translation is MASDPITVVLEQTGDYAFHVRFEGLEAELHTDESPPLGRGEGPNPARLLLAAIANCLSASLVFALRKFHNTPGPLRATITAVPVRNAQRRVRIPQAQVVLELPGLNADYQHLERVLDTFEDFCTVTQSVRDGMDVEVTVRDAAGHVLHGQAQAGEAGA
- the trxC gene encoding thioredoxin TrxC, which gives rise to MNAAQALLVACPHCHARNRVPAARLAQAPTCGRCHQALFTGHPVALDAAHFDTHARDSDLPLLVDFWADWCGPCKMMAPHFEAAAAQLEPRLRLAKVDTEANRTLGARFGIRSIPTMALFLHGRELGRQSGAMQAADIVRWARATAGI